In Pseudomonas fluorescens, one genomic interval encodes:
- a CDS encoding NADH:flavin oxidoreductase/NADH oxidase — protein MSLLLEPFTLRKLTLPNRIAVSPMCQYSSVDGLANDWHLVHLGSRAVGGAGLIFTEATAVTADGRITAEDLGLWNDEQIEPLQRITRFITAQGAVAGIQLAHAGRKASTHRPWIGKHGSVKPEDGGWTPVGPSPIAFDPQHTQPKQLNEGQIAEVIQAFVAAAKRALTAGFSVVEVHAAHGYLLHQFLSPLSNQRRDQYGGSFENRIRLVLQVTEAVREVWPQELPVFVRVSATDWVEDGWNPDETVELARRLKALGADLIDVSSGGTAANAEIPVGPGYQTRFAERVRKESGIATGTVGMITEPAQAEHILRTCQADIIFLARELLRDPYWPLHADDDLGGRKAVWPAQYQRATHRDQPIHESDLRD, from the coding sequence ATGAGTCTGCTGCTCGAACCCTTTACCCTTCGCAAACTGACCCTGCCCAACCGCATCGCCGTGTCGCCGATGTGCCAGTACTCCAGCGTCGACGGTCTGGCCAACGACTGGCATCTGGTGCACCTGGGCAGCCGTGCGGTGGGCGGCGCCGGTCTGATATTCACTGAAGCCACGGCGGTTACCGCCGACGGGCGGATCACCGCCGAAGATCTCGGTTTGTGGAACGACGAACAGATCGAACCGCTGCAACGCATCACCCGTTTCATCACGGCTCAGGGTGCGGTTGCTGGCATTCAACTGGCCCATGCCGGGCGCAAGGCCAGCACCCATCGGCCATGGATCGGCAAACACGGTAGCGTCAAGCCGGAGGATGGCGGCTGGACCCCGGTCGGGCCGTCACCGATTGCCTTCGACCCGCAACACACGCAACCGAAACAGCTGAATGAAGGGCAAATCGCCGAAGTCATCCAGGCCTTCGTCGCTGCGGCCAAACGTGCGTTGACCGCAGGTTTCAGCGTGGTCGAAGTGCATGCCGCCCATGGTTATCTGCTGCATCAGTTTCTGTCGCCGCTGAGCAATCAGCGCCGCGATCAATACGGTGGTTCGTTCGAAAACCGTATTCGCCTGGTGTTGCAAGTCACCGAGGCCGTGCGCGAGGTCTGGCCGCAAGAGTTGCCGGTGTTTGTCCGGGTTTCGGCCACCGACTGGGTCGAAGACGGCTGGAACCCGGATGAAACCGTGGAGCTGGCGCGCCGCCTCAAGGCATTGGGAGCGGATCTGATCGACGTCTCTTCCGGTGGTACCGCCGCCAACGCCGAGATTCCTGTGGGGCCGGGTTATCAGACGCGCTTCGCCGAACGGGTGCGCAAGGAGTCCGGCATCGCCACCGGCACCGTCGGCATGATTACCGAGCCGGCGCAGGCCGAGCACATTCTGCGCACCTGTCAGGCCGACATCATCTTCCTCGCCCGTGAACTGCTGCGGGACCCGTACTGGCCGCTGCATGCCGACGATGATCTGGGTGGGCGCAAAGCGGTATGGCCTGCGCAGTATCAGCGCGCGACCCATCGTGATCAGCCGATTCACGAGTCTGACTTGCGCGATTGA